The following proteins come from a genomic window of Aspergillus luchuensis IFO 4308 DNA, chromosome 3, nearly complete sequence:
- a CDS encoding uncharacterized protein (COG:S;~EggNog:ENOG410PNR6), whose protein sequence is MLKPAQFLDTRRRDSLEAMAESSPSSRQPPSPWTTTSTPVSPAVSLFSAKGHTRFSSSVSSLVSSPGHGNSMESPSRNPLTGVKEEPCGSQPRDLEEDYFQHFDQGLSVAEDSYYASFDASDSYDLTDAGMDFAHSPRNRRSDSISARGLSRIGSRISTISTRWKSKRASDGPDGADVFATQLRSRTNSASSAIASPTTGSFTRVNSIQVPPSPARTIFEEAISEAGTQPIDISKANRYSQEEDSAPQATTPLLPPFMGDESSYQTASRVHSPLQSPSVADNMVDDGPVVCSAVADLRLAGLPSPPLSSKPSVASFNRPRASTVRTVSGDAPPFTLSDPNDEWANRLGHANFTIQPEPYAPETCDLGAFGQLRADWDLAQCNFMRHLVRTGEHYGVTSTIYKLTEEKWESINREWRRHHEAMLSELEVTEGPRLSLMKSHCDPCDPVKIPRLHDNKFPELGDGEIVGPMKIAPAANGSGLCRTRSLKRNFVKFFQDLVIRS, encoded by the exons ATGTTAAAACCCGCCCAGTTTCTAGATACCAGACGGCGCGATAGTTTGGAAGCCATGGCTGAGTCGTCCCCGTCATCTCGCCAGCCTCCATCGCCCTggaccaccacctccacgcCTGTTTCACCCGCTGTGTCTCTTTTTTCTGCCAAGGGCCACACGCGTTTTTCCAGCTCGGTTTCGTCCCTGGTTTCATCCCCAGGGCACGGTAACTCGATGGAGAGCCCGTCGCGGAATCCCTTGACAGGAGTGAAGGAAGAACCCTGTGGGTCTCAGCCCAGGGACCTCGAGGAGGATTATTTCC AACACTTTGACCAAGGTCTCTCGGTCGCTGAGGATTCATACTACGCTTCGTTCGATGCTTCTGACAGCTACGATCTAACGGACGCCGGCATGGATTTTGCACATTCCCCCAGGAATCGACGCTCTGATAGTATCTCCGCCCGGGGTCTTTCGCGCATCGGCTCCCgaatctccaccatctccactcgCTGGAAGTCCAAACGTGCCTCCGATGGCCCGGACGGTGCAGATGTATTCGCAACACAGCTGCGTTCCCGCACTAATTCAGCATCGTCCGCCATAGCCAGTCCCACCACCGGTTCTTTCACTCGCGTCAATTCGATCCAGGTTCCTCCATCGCCCGCTAGGACTATCTTTGAGGAGGCCATCAGCGAAGCCGGGACGCAACCTATCGATATCAGCAAAGCCAACCGGTACAGCCAGGAAGAGGATTCGGCCCCTCAAGCAACGACTCCCCTCCTGCCACCGTTTATGGGCGATGAATCATCCTATCAGACCGCGTCTCGCGTCCATTCTCCGTTACAATCTCCTTCAGTAGCCGACAATATGGTAGATGACGGCCCAGTTGTCTGCAGCGCTGTCGCCGATTTGCGATTGGCAGGCTTGCCTTCGCCACCCCTCTCGTCCAAGCCATCTGTCGCATCGTTCAATCGTCCTCGAGCCAGTACAGTGCGGACGGTCTCGGGAGATGCGCCTCCATTCACGCTCTCCGACCCAAATGACGAGTGGGCGAATAGACTCGGTCATGCCAACTTCACCATCCAGCCGGAGCCTTATGCACCTGAGACCTGTGACCTGGGAGCTTTTGGACAGCTGCGCGCAGATTGGGACCTGGCTCAGTGCAACTTCATGCGCCATCTCGTGCGGACTGGCGAACATTATGGTGTTACTTCCACGATCTACAAGCTCACCGAAGAGAAGTGGGAGTCCATCAATCGCGAATGGCGCCGTCATCATGAGGCGATGCTATCTGAGCTAGAGGTGACAGAGGGACCCCGTCTTAGTTTGATGAAGTCCCACTGTGACCCTTGCGACCCGGTCAAAATCCCTCGCCTTCACGACAACAAGTTCCCCGAGCTAGGCGATGGCGAGATCGTGGGTCCTATGAAAATCGCTCCAGCAGCGAATGGATCCGGACTATGTCGCACCCGTTCGTTGAAACGCAACTTTGTCAAGTTCTTCCAGGATCTCGTCATACGTTCCTGA
- the rpt4 gene encoding proteasome regulatory particle base subunit RPT4 (COG:O;~EggNog:ENOG410PG6Y;~InterPro:IPR041569,IPR003960,IPR003959,IPR027417, IPR003593,IPR032501,IPR005937;~PFAM:PF16450,PF00004,PF17862,PF07728,PF07724;~go_component: GO:0005737 - cytoplasm [Evidence IEA];~go_function: GO:0005524 - ATP binding [Evidence IEA];~go_function: GO:0016787 - hydrolase activity [Evidence IEA];~go_function: GO:0016887 - ATPase activity [Evidence IEA];~go_process: GO:0030163 - protein catabolic process [Evidence IEA]): protein MNGASDPEREQALEDYKRSLLELREWEAKLKSLRMGIKDLQREFDISEENIKALQSVGQIIGEVLKQLDEERFIVKASSGPRYVVGCRSKVDKAKLKQGTRVALDMTTLTIMRMLPREVDPLVYNMSLEDPGQINFAGIGGLNEQIRELREVIELPLKNPELFQRVGIKPPKGVLLYGPPGTGKTLLARAVASSMETNFLKVVSSAIVDKYIGESARLIREMFGYAKEHEPCIIFMDEIDAIGGRRFSEGTSADREIQRTLMELLNQLDGFDYLGKTKIIMATNRPDTLDPALLRAGRLDRKIEIPLPNEVGRLEILKIHSSTVQLDGEIDFESVVKMSDGLNGADLRNVVTEAGLFAIKDYRDAINQDDFNRAVRKVAEAKKLEGKLEYQKL, encoded by the exons ATGAACGGCGCCAGCGATccggagagagagcaggCGCTCGAGGATTACAAGAGGAGCCTGCTTGAGCTCCGAGAATGGGAAGCCAAGCTCAAGTCTCTTCGCATGGGAATCAAGGATTTGCAACGAGAGTTCGATATCTCTGAAGAGAACATCAAGGCGCTGCAAAGTGTCGGCCAGATCATCGGAGAAGTGTTGAAgcagctggatgaggagagat TCATTGTCAAGGCATCATCCGGACCGCGTTATGTCGTCGGTTGCCGCTCGAAGGTCGATAAAGCAAAGCTGAAGCAGGGTACCCGTGTCGCCCTCGATATGACCACACTTACTATAATGAGAATGCTCCCGAGAGAGGTTGATCCGTTGGTATACAACATGTCACTGGAGGACCCAGGCCAGATCAACTTCGCAGGAATTGGTGGTCTGAACGAACAGATCCGCGAGCTTCGAGAAGTCATTGAGTTGCCGCTCAAGAACCCCGAGCTTTTCCAAAGAGTAGGAATCAAGCCGCCCAAGGGTGTGCTCCTCTACGGTCCTCCTGGTACCGGAAAGACGCTGTTGGCACGAGCAGTGGCAAGCTCAATGGAGACGAACTTCCTGAAAG TTGTCTCGTCCGCTATTGTCGACAAGTACATCGGTGAATCTGCACGGTTAATAAGAGAGATGTTCGGATACGCCAAAGAACACGAGCCTTGCATTATCTTCATGGACGAAATCGACGCTATCGGTGGAAGGCGTTTCTCGGAGGGTACCTCGGCTGATCGAGAAATCCAGCGTACACTGATGGAGCTTCTCAACCAGCTGGATGGTTTCGATTACCTTGGAAAGACGAAGATCATTATGGCTACGAATCGGCCCGACACGCTTGACCCGGCTCTGCTGCGAGCCGGTCGTCTCGACCGTAAGATCGAAATTCCCCTGCCCAACGAGGTCGGTCGTCTGGAGATCTTGAAGATCCACTCCAGCACCGTTCAACTGGATGGCGAGATCGACTTCGAAAgtgtggtgaagatgagcgACGGACTTAACGGTGCTGATCTTCGCAACGTTGTTACGGAAGC TGGTCTATTTGCTATCAAGGATTACCGGGATGCGATCAACCAGGATGACTTCAACAGAGCGGTCCGCAAGGTGGCTGAGgcgaagaagctggagggCAAGCTGGAATACCAGAAGTTGTAG
- the aspf22 gene encoding enolase acuN (COG:G;~EggNog:ENOG410PFRB;~InterPro:IPR036849,IPR000941,IPR020811,IPR020810, IPR020809,IPR029017;~PFAM:PF03952,PF00113;~go_component: GO:0000015 - phosphopyruvate hydratase complex [Evidence IEA];~go_function: GO:0000287 - magnesium ion binding [Evidence IEA];~go_function: GO:0004634 - phosphopyruvate hydratase activity [Evidence IEA];~go_process: GO:0006096 - glycolytic process [Evidence IEA]): MPISKIHARSVYDSRGNPTVEVDVVTETGLHRAIVPSGASTGQHEAHELRDGDKTMWGGKGVLKAVKNVNETIAPAVIKENLDVKDQSKVDEFLNKLDGTANKSNLGANAILGVSLAIAKAGAAEKGIPLYAHISDLAGTKKPYVLPVPFQNVLNGGSHAGGRLAFQEFMIVPNTASSFSEGLRQGAEVYQKLKALAKKKYGQSAGNVGDEGGVAPDIQTAEEALDLITESIEQAGYTGKISIAMDVASSEFYKADVKKYDLDFKNPESDSSKWLTYEQLADLYKSLASKYPIVSIEDPFAEDDWEAWSYFYKTSDFQIVGDDLTVTNPLRIKKAIELKSCNALLLKVNQIGTLTESIQAAKDSYADNWGVMVSHRSGETEDVTIADIAVGLRSGQIKTGAPARSERLAKLNQILRIEEELGDNAVYAGEKFRTAVNL; the protein is encoded by the exons ATGCCTATCTCCAAGATCCACGCCCGCTCCGTCTACGACTCCCGCGGTAACCCCACCGTCGAGGTTGACGTTGTCACCGAGACTGGTCTTCACCGTGCCATTGTCCCCTCTGGTGCTTCCACTG GCCAGCACGAGGCTCACGAGCTCCGCGATGGTGACAAGACCATGTGGGGTGGCAAGG GTGTCCTGAAGGCCGTCAAGAACGTCAACGAGACCATTGCCCCCGCCGTCATCAAGGAGAACCTCGATGTTAAGGACCAGTCCAAGGTTGATGAGTTCCTCAACAAGCTCGATGGTACTGCCAACAAGTCCAACCTCGGTGCCAACGCCATCCTTGGTGTCAGTCTGGCCATCGCCAAGGCCGGTGCCGCTGAGAAGGGCATCCCTCTCTACGCTCACATCTCCGACCTTGCTGGTACCAAGAAGCCCTACGTCCTCCCCGTTCCCTTCCAGAACGTCCTGAACGGTGGTTCCCACGCTGGTGGCCGCCTGGCTTTCCAGGAGTTCATGATCGTCCCCAA CActgcctcttccttctctgagGGTCTCCGCCAGGGTGCTGAGGTCTACCAGAAGCTCAAGGCTCTtgccaagaagaagtacGGCCAGTCCGCTGGCAACGTTGGTGACGAGGGTGGTGTCGCCCCCGACATCCAGACTGCCGAGGAGGCTCTTGACCTGATCACCGAGTCCATCGAGCAGGCCGGTTACACTGGCAAGATCAGCATTGCCATGGACGTTGCCTCCAGCGAGTTCTACAAGGCCGACGTCAAGAAGTACGACCTTGACTTCAAGAACCCCGAGAGCGACTCCTCCAAGTGGCTCACCTACGAGCAGCTGGCCGACCTCTACAAGTCCCTTGCCAGCAAGTACCCCATTGTCAGCATTGAGGACCCCTTCGCTGAGGACGACTGGGAGGCCTGGAGCTACTTCTACAAGACCTCTGACTTCCAGATTGTCGG TGATGACTTGACTGTCACCAACCCCCTGCGTATCAAGAAGGCCATTGAGCTCAAGTCTTGCAATGCTCTCCTGCTCAAGGTCAACCAGATCGGTACCCTTACCGAGTCTATCCAGGCTGCCAAGGACTCCTACGCTGACAACTGGGGTGTCATGGTCTCCCACCGCTCCGGTGAGACCGAGGATGTCACCATTGCCGACATTGCTGTCGGTCTGCGCTCTGGCCAGATCAAGACCGGTGCTCCTGCCCGTTCCGAGCGTCTGGCTAAGCTGAACCAGATCCTCCGTAtcgaggaggagcttggTGACAACGCCGTCTACGCCGGCGAGAAGTTCCGCACTGCCGTTAACCTGTAA
- the MNS1 gene encoding glycoside hydrolase family 47 protein (CAZy:GH47;~COG:G;~EggNog:ENOG410PFVB;~InterPro:IPR036026,IPR001382;~PFAM:PF01532;~TransMembrane:1 (i82-99o);~go_component: GO:0016020 - membrane [Evidence IEA];~go_function: GO:0004571 - mannosyl-oligosaccharide 1,2-alpha-mannosidase activity [Evidence IEA];~go_function: GO:0005509 - calcium ion binding [Evidence IEA]): protein MSFQAPRNSSPFSSQQPFQNNYWRASRSPGTNGLPGYGFSPPTGISNSLNNPLAGDRTLPMYKDKPYFAPRRTGPRARRRKIIYSGLCLFVLLALWYYSGSGQPEWKTPDAEKGAELWKWVQSFEESEPLYDGSAVTEKIDWEARREKVRDVFIVSWDGYAAHAWGYDEYHPIAKNGRHMIEGGMGWIIVDALDTLMIMNLTSRVQHARSWIHNSLQYNQDHDVNTFETTIRMLGGLLSAHYLSTNYPELAPLTDDDTGAPGEDLYIEKATDLADRLLGAFESGTGIPYASINLNKSEGFPSYADNGASSTAEATTLQLEFKYLAKLTGEAEYWQAVEKVMEVVDDQKMEDGLLPIYVYPETGEFKGDNIRLGSRGDSYYEYLIKQYLQTQETEPIYKDMWDESLVGVRKHLITYTQNAKLTVLGERPAGLHGVLSPKMDHLVCFYPGTIALAATGGRPLSEARQSPDWGQRQEEEILLARELTKTCWATYLITKTGLAPEITYFNVDDPRVMETDMYPDSTIANPSSGQQKASGELPLLSKSIYPVSDYSTKWRDDLNIHKQDRHNLQRPETVESLFYMYRITGDDIYRHWGWEMFKSFVKHTAVVEDIPVDELSKEDASSSTSSSEAEEDDGTRQKSKPQKITGFTSLSNADDDPPLKRDNMESFWMAETLKYFYLLFSDRDFISLEEHVFNTEAHPLPRFKPTGELKTGWMRKSRTITTSSEEVEESV from the exons atGTCTTTCCAGGCCCCTCGGAACAGTTCTCCATTTTCGTCTCAGCAACCGTTCCAGAATAACTACTGGCGTGCTAGTCGAAGCCCTGGGACCAACGGGCTGCCTGGCTATGGGTTTTCGCCTCCGACTGGTATCTCCAACTCCCTGAACAATCCCCTCGCCGGCGACCGCACTCTCCCCATGTACAAGGACAAACCCTACTTCGCACCACGACGCACCGGTCCGAGAGCCAGGCGGCGGAAGATCATATATAGCGGACTATGTCTGTTTGTTCTGCTCGCTCTGTGGTACTACTCTGGCTCTGGTCAGCCGGAATGGAAGACACCGGACGCGGAGAAGGGCGCCGAGCTCTGGAAGTGGGTGCAAAGTTTTGAGGAGTCGGAACCACTATACGATGGCAGTGCAGTGACAGAGAAAATTGACTGGGAAgcaaggagggagaaagtcCGCGACGTCTTCATTGTCAGTTGGGATGGTTATGCAGCTCATGCGTGGG GTTACGATGAATACCACCCTATCGCCAAAAACGGCCGACACATGATTGAAGGAGGAATGGGGTGGATAATTGTTGATGCGCTGGACACGTTGATGATTATGAACCTGACGTCGCGAGTGCAACATGCCCGCAGCTGGATCCACAACTCGTTGCAATACAACCAGGACCACGATGTGAATACCTTCGAGACTACCATTCGCATGCTGGGAGGCTTACTTTCCGCACACTATCTCTCCACGAACTATCCCGAGCTGGCTCCGCTCACGGATGACGATACAGGCGCGCCGGGAGAAGACTTGTATATCGAGAAGGCCACCGATCTGGCAGATCGTCTATTGGGCGCTTTTGAATCCGGTACTGGCATTCCGTATGCAAGTATCAATCTCAACAAATCCGAGGGCTTCCCCTCGTATGCGGATAATGGCGCCTCATCTACTGCCGAAGCAACTACTCTCCAGCTGGAGTTCAAGTACTTGGCCAAGCTGACAGGCGAGGCCGAGTACTGGCAAGCTGTGGAGAAGGTCATGGAGGTCGTGGACGACCAGAAGATGGAAGACGGATTGCTTCCGATCTACGTATATCCAGAGACCGGCGAGTTTAAAGGCGATAACATCCGTCTCGGTAGCAGAGGCGACTCGTACTACG AATACCTCATCAAGCAGTACCTTCAAACGCAGGAGACTGAACCGATCTACAAGGACATGTGGGACGAGTCCCTCGTCGGCGTGCGCAAGCACCTAATCACCTACACGCAGAATGCCAAGTTGACCGTTCTGGGCGAACGCCCTGCCGGGCTGCACGGAGTCCTTTCCCCCAAGATGGACCATCTAGTCTGCTTCTACCCCGGCACTATCGCCCTCGCAGCAACCGGTGGGCGTCCTCTTTCCGAGGCAAGACAGTCACCCGACTGGGGCCAAcgccaggaggaagagattcTCCTCGCCCGAGAACTAACCAAGACCTGCTGGGCAACGTACCTAATCACGAAGACCGGCCTCGCACCAGAAATTACCTACTTCAATGTAGACGACCCCCGTGTTATGGAGACAGACATGTACCCAGACTCGACAATTGCCAACCCCAGCTCAGGCCAGCAAAAAGCCTCTGGCgaacttcccctcctttccaAATCCATCTACCCCGTCAGCGACTACTCCACCAAATGGCGCGATgacctcaacatccacaaACAAGACCGCCACAACCTCCAACGCCCAGAGACCGTCGAATCCCTCTTCTACATGTACCGCATCACTGGAGACGACATCTACCGGCACTGGGGCTGGGAGATGTTCAAGTCCTTCGTCAAGCACACCGCCGTGGTCGAGGACATCCCTGTTGATGAACTCAGCAAAGAAGACGCATCCAgctcaacatcatcatcggaggcagaagaagatgacggaACCCGACAGAAGTCGAAACCCCAGAAAATCACCGGCTTCACCTCGCTCTCAAACGCCGATGACGACCCCCCACTGAAGCGCGACAACATGGAGAGTTTCTGGATGGCAGAGACGCTCAAATACTTCTACCTGCTTTTCTCGGACCGCGACTTCATCTCTCTGGAAGAACATGTGTTCAATACAGAGGCGCATCCTCTCCCGCGGTTCAAGCCGACGGGTGAATTGAAGACcgggtggatgaggaagagtcGGACGATAACGACATCCAgtgaggaagtggaggagtcggtataa
- a CDS encoding M20 family metallopeptidase (COG:E;~EggNog:ENOG410PH1I;~InterPro:IPR001261,IPR002933,IPR011650,IPR036264;~MEROPS:MER0026479;~PFAM:PF01546,PF07687;~SECRETED:SignalP(1-16);~go_function: GO:0016787 - hydrolase activity [Evidence IEA]): MKSPISLLAAVGVASAASPQTLLSLASTASDIIDASPFLSFHRDIVQIPSVSGNETAVGTFVAEFLESHNFTVIKQPVPSSSKGDPDRFNIFAYPSTSPSQDRPEILLTSHIDTVPPFIPYGLHDDANNNSNILISGRGTVDAKASVAAQIFAVLDTLESNPSASLGLLFVVDEEVGGLGMRTFSDNSTLNPSPSPYHTVIFGEPTEQALVAGHKGMLEFPIIATGQAAHSGYPWLGSSAISALLPALSRVDHLGKIPEAEGGLPASDKYGETTVNIGRVDAGVAANVVPSSAIAEVAIRLAAGTPDEARDIVARAVRNATGGDEHVYCDFAAYAGGYAPQDLDTDVPGFEITTVNYGTDVPNLKVSEGVKRYLYGPGSIHVAHGDNEAITVGQLEEAVRGYKRLIEAAVQRARRN; the protein is encoded by the coding sequence ATGAAATCCCCCATCTCTCTTCTCGCGGCCGTCGGCGTAGCCTCGGCTGCCTCCCCGCAGACCCTCTTGTCCCTCGCCTCCACCGCGTCCGACATCATCGACGCTTCGCCGTTCCTCTCGTTCCACCGCGACATCGTCCAGATCCCCTCCGTCTCTGGTAACGAGACGGCCGTAGGCACCTTCGTGGCGGAATTCCTCGAATCGCACAATTTCACCGTCATCAAGCAGCCCgtcccctcatcctccaaagGCGACCCCGACCGCTTCAACATCTTCGCCTACCCATCCACCTCGCCTTCCCAAGACCGCCCTGAGATTCTCCTGACCAGCCACATCGACACCGTaccccccttcatcccctaTGGGCTCCACGATGACGCAAACAACAACTCcaacatcctcatctccGGCCGCGGCACCGTAGACGCCAAAGCCAGCGTTGCCGCCCAGATCTTCGCCGTCCTCGATACCCTCGAATCCAACCCATCCGCTAGCCTAGGCCTCCTCTTCGTTGTCGACGAAGAAGTTGGTGGCCTCGGCATGCGCACTTTCTCCGACAACTCCACTCTCAACCCTTCCCCGTCCCCCTACCACACCGTCATCTTCGGTGAACCCACCGAGCAGGCCCTCGTCGCCGGTCACAAAGGCATGCTGGAGTTTCCCATCATTGCAACTGGCCAGGCCGCTCACTCGGGATACCCTTGGCTCGGTAGCAgcgccatctccgccctCCTGCCCGCCCTGTCGCGGGTTGATCATCTAGGCAAGATCCCAGAAGCGGAGGGCGGACTTCCCGCGAGCGATAAATACGGCGAAACCACCGTGAACATTGGGCGCGTGGACGCTGGCGTCGCGGCCAACGTAGTGCCCTCGTCTGCCATCGCTGAGGTGGCGATCCGTCTGGCGGCGGGGACGCCCGACGAGGCGAGGGACATTGTTGCACGTGCGGTGAGAAATGCCACGGGTGGTGACGAGCATGTGTACTGTGACTTTGCTGCGTATGCTGGTGGGTACGCGCCTCAGGACCTGGACACAGACGTTCCCGGATTTGAGATCACCACGGTGAACTATGGTACGGATGTGCCGAACCTGAAGGTCTCCGAGGGAGTTAAGCGCTACCTGTATGGCCCGGGTAGTATCCATGTTGCGCATGGTGATAATGAGGCTATTACTGTCGGACAAttggaggaggcggtccGTGGGTACAAGCGGCTCATTGAGGCTGCTGTGCAGCGGGCTCGCAGGAATTAA